In bacterium, a genomic segment contains:
- a CDS encoding M48 family metallopeptidase — protein sequence MNHSAIRLELEASLSRELYDAFDGAIIETILREGKVTQDHDELKSLLEGHSFKITAALAPDLHRICEEVREKLEFTEEVEFFVSNAPTINCFAYPRLEESQSHKVIINSALLERFEDDELRFVIGHEIGHLISKNAQLQKILQFVFPEFERAPIVFQNKIQLWDKLAELTADRYGFIAAPKLNQCINTFIKLSSGLSTSRISFDAMAYLAEMEKVLDYFKSNPYAVASTHPINPVRIKCLQLFSGSELYKSLPEGKEDKKLAEAIQELTRILMVTGSSELDKHRSYFVAAAGIIVAGADKNLNLQEVEQIITVLARFSIFPKEFFDHILARGDVGKIFETSVKAILSENPAERYGMLEYLIGLVLSDNEIIKAEIDMLFDIGEHVFGLSRKELAQIIGSVVQKSFIPRIFKLPEGEESAVSA from the coding sequence ATGAACCATTCCGCCATCCGCCTCGAACTCGAGGCCTCCCTGAGCCGCGAACTCTACGACGCTTTCGACGGCGCCATTATCGAGACCATCCTGCGTGAAGGCAAGGTGACTCAGGACCACGACGAGCTGAAATCCCTGCTCGAAGGCCACAGCTTCAAGATCACCGCCGCCCTCGCGCCGGACCTCCATCGCATCTGCGAGGAGGTCCGCGAGAAACTCGAGTTCACCGAGGAGGTCGAGTTCTTCGTCTCCAACGCACCGACCATCAACTGCTTTGCCTATCCCCGGCTCGAGGAGAGCCAAAGCCACAAGGTGATCATCAACTCGGCCCTGCTCGAACGCTTCGAGGACGATGAGCTGCGCTTCGTCATCGGCCACGAGATCGGCCACCTCATCAGCAAAAACGCCCAACTGCAAAAGATCCTCCAGTTCGTCTTTCCCGAGTTCGAACGTGCCCCCATCGTCTTCCAGAACAAGATCCAGCTCTGGGACAAGCTCGCCGAGCTGACCGCCGACCGCTATGGCTTCATCGCCGCCCCGAAACTCAACCAGTGCATCAACACCTTCATCAAACTCTCCTCCGGACTCAGCACCAGCCGCATTTCTTTCGATGCCATGGCCTACCTGGCGGAGATGGAGAAGGTCCTCGACTATTTCAAGTCCAATCCCTATGCCGTAGCATCGACCCATCCCATCAATCCGGTGCGCATTAAATGCCTGCAACTCTTCTCCGGGTCGGAGCTTTATAAAAGCCTGCCCGAGGGCAAGGAAGACAAAAAGCTGGCCGAGGCCATCCAGGAGCTGACCCGGATCCTCATGGTCACCGGCAGCTCGGAGCTCGACAAGCACCGCTCCTATTTCGTCGCCGCGGCCGGGATCATCGTCGCCGGTGCCGACAAGAACCTCAACCTGCAGGAGGTGGAGCAGATCATCACCGTGCTCGCCCGGTTTTCGATCTTTCCCAAGGAGTTTTTCGACCACATCCTCGCCCGGGGGGATGTCGGCAAGATCTTTGAGACCTCGGTCAAGGCGATTCTTTCGGAGAATCCGGCCGAGCGCTACGGCATGCTCGAGTACCTGATCGGCCTGGTCCTCTCCGATAACGAGATCATCAAGGCCGAGATCGACATGCTCTTCGATATCGGAGAGCATGTCTTCGGCCTCAGCCGCAAGGAGTTGGCTCAGATCATCGGCTCGGTGGTGCAAAAGAGTTTTATACCCAGGATTTTTAAGCTGCCGGAGGGGGAGGAGAGCGCGGTCTCGGCTTGA